The uncultured Celeribacter sp. genome includes the window TTTGTGCGCTGCCGCATGCAACCTCGCAGGCCGTGATCAAGGATCTGCCCGCCACCACGAAAGTCGTCGATCTCTCCGCGGATTTCCGTCTGCGCGATCCAGCGGAATATGAAAAGTGGTATGGCAAGGCGCATTCTGCCGTCGAGATCCAGAAAGAGGCAGTGTACGGGCTGACGGAATTCTACCGTGACGACATCAAGTCCGCGCGGCTGGTGGCCGGGACGGGCTGCAATGCGGCAACGGGACAGTTCATTTTGCGCCCGCTGATTGCCGCTGGCGTGATTGATCTTGATCAGATCATTCTCGATCTCAAAGTGGCCGTCTCTGGTGCCGGGCGCGCGCTCAAGGAACATTTGTTGTTCGGGGAGCTGGAGGACAATAGCTTTGGCTATTCCGTGGGGGGTAAACACCGCCATCTCGGCGAATTCGATCAGGAGTTCTCTAAGGTCGCGGGCCGGGACGTGCGCATCCAGTTCACGCCCCATCTGATCCCTGCGACCCGTGGCATTCTGGCCACCGCCTATGTGCAGGGCGAAGCCGGGGCAGTGCATTACGCGCTGGCCGAGGCCTATATGAATGAACCCTTCATTCAGGTGCTGCCCTTTGGTCAGGTGCCCGCAATGAAACATGTGCGCGGCTCGAATTTCTGTCATATCGGGGTGGTTGAGGATCGCATTCCGGGACGCACCATCGTGTTCGGCACGCTCGACAATCTCACCAAAGGGTCTTCGGGGCAGGCGATGCAGAACGCCAATCTGATGCTGGGTCTTGAGGAAACTCTGGGCCTGATGAACGTTCCGATGTATCCCTAAGGCGCTGGGCAGGAGGAAATCATATGGCCGGTCTGAAAAACCTCAAGAAAACCCGCCGCATTCAGGTCTTTGCGGTGGCGGCGGTTGCCCTGGCGATTGCCACGGGGATGATCGGCTATGCCATGCGCGACGGCATCAACCTGTTTCGGGCCCCCGCGCAGGTGATGGAAGAACCGCCCCACGAAGGCGAGATTTTCCGCCTGGGGGGGCTGGTCGAAGATGGTTCTCTGGTGCGTGGTGAGGGCACGGAGGTGCGCTTTTCCGTGACCGATGGGGCGGCAACGATACCGGTTCGGTTCGAAGGGGTTCTGCCGGATCTTTTCGGTGAAAATCAGGGCATGATCGGGACTGGAACCCTGCAGGACGGCGTGTTCGTGGCGACCGAAATTCTGGCAAAACACGATGAGACCTATATGCCCAAAGAGGTGATCGACGCATTGAAAGAGCAGGGGGTCTATGAGGCCCCGGAAAGCTGACCGGGCCACGAAGGGCCTTAGGACTGGCGTCTTTCGGTAAACAGAGTCTGAAACCACACCCGTGCGGAACGCTCCGCGCGGGTTAATTTTTTTGTCGCACTCTGACTGTCTGAGATGGACGGAAGTGAGGCCGATGAAATCAGTAGACCAAATCGCCGACGAAATCATCGCCCGTGAGGGTGGCTTCGTGAATGACCCTGACGATCCGGGCGGGGCGACAAAGCACGGTGTCACCTTGGCCACCCTGCGCCGGTTGGGGCTGGACATAGATGGCGATGGGCAGATTGACGTGGCGGATGTGAAAGCCGTGGACCGGGCGCAGGCGCGCGGGATCTTTCTGGAACATTTCTTTTACCGACCCAGACTTGATGAACTGCCACGGGCGCTGCAGCCGAGCCTCTTCGATATGTATGTGAATGCCGGGCCGCAGGCGGTGCGGCTGTTGCAGCGGCTGTTGTGCGA containing:
- a CDS encoding holin-associated N-acetylmuramidase; amino-acid sequence: MKSVDQIADEIIAREGGFVNDPDDPGGATKHGVTLATLRRLGLDIDGDGQIDVADVKAVDRAQARGIFLEHFFYRPRLDELPRALQPSLFDMYVNAGPQAVRLLQRLLCDMGQQIAVDGLVGPQTVAATRVALSFAPDYLVDAYGIARRNYYYALADRRPASRKYACRRDGGKGGWILRAEQFISPRYHLSDAEHAARVAAWG
- the ccmE gene encoding cytochrome c maturation protein CcmE: MAGLKNLKKTRRIQVFAVAAVALAIATGMIGYAMRDGINLFRAPAQVMEEPPHEGEIFRLGGLVEDGSLVRGEGTEVRFSVTDGAATIPVRFEGVLPDLFGENQGMIGTGTLQDGVFVATEILAKHDETYMPKEVIDALKEQGVYEAPES
- the argC gene encoding N-acetyl-gamma-glutamyl-phosphate reductase; the protein is MSYKIAILGASGYTGAELVRLIATHPEMEIVALSGDRKAGMEMAEVYPHLRHMDLPALCKIEDIDFLAVDLAFCALPHATSQAVIKDLPATTKVVDLSADFRLRDPAEYEKWYGKAHSAVEIQKEAVYGLTEFYRDDIKSARLVAGTGCNAATGQFILRPLIAAGVIDLDQIILDLKVAVSGAGRALKEHLLFGELEDNSFGYSVGGKHRHLGEFDQEFSKVAGRDVRIQFTPHLIPATRGILATAYVQGEAGAVHYALAEAYMNEPFIQVLPFGQVPAMKHVRGSNFCHIGVVEDRIPGRTIVFGTLDNLTKGSSGQAMQNANLMLGLEETLGLMNVPMYP